A genomic region of Manihot esculenta cultivar AM560-2 chromosome 15, M.esculenta_v8, whole genome shotgun sequence contains the following coding sequences:
- the LOC110600765 gene encoding aspartate-semialdehyde dehydrogenase — MATLTQPHHQTHLFSKFSLKPKPKFTTSPSRIRMSLQENAPSIAVVGVTGAVGQEFLSVLSDRDFPYRSIKMLASKRSAGKQLTFQDRNYTIEELTAESFDGIDIALFSAGGSISKQFGPAAVEKGAIVVDNSSAFRMHEGIPLVIPEVNPEAMEGIKVGKGKGALIANPNCSTIICLMAATPLHRHAKVQRMVVSTYQAASGAGAAAMEELELQTREVLEGKPPTCNIFKQQYAFNLFSHNAPVQSNGYNEEEMKLVKETRKIWNDMNIKVTATCIRVPVMRAHAESVNLQFEKPLDEDTARDILNNAPGLVVIDDRASNHFPTPLEVSNKDDVAVGRIRRDVSQEGNHGLDIFVCGDQIRKGAALNAIQIAELLL; from the exons ATGGCGACTCTCACTCAACCGCACCACCAAACTCATCTATTCTCCAAATTCTCCCTCAAACCCAAGCCGAAGTTCACTACTTCCCCTTCCAGAATACGAATGTCCCTCCAAGAAAACGCCCCCTCAATCGCCGTCGTGGGCGTCACTGGCGCAGTGGGCCAGGAATTCCTTTCCGTCCTATCCGACCGCGACTTCCCTTATCGCTCCATCAAAATGCTTGCCTCCAAACGCTCTGCTGGGAAACAGCTCACTTTCCAGGATAGGAACTACACGATTGAGGAACTGACAGCCGAGAGCTTCGATGGAATTGACATTGCGCTATTCAGTGCTGGAGGGTCTATTAGTAAGCAGTTTGGGCCTGCTGCTGTGGAGAAGGGGGCTATTGTGGTGGATAATAGTTCGGCTTTTAGGATGCATGAGGGGATTCCGCTGGTGATTCCTGAGGTGAATCCGGAGGCTATGGAAGGGATTAAGGTTGGAAAGGGGAAGGGGGCTTTGATTGCGAACCCCAATTGTTCTACTATTATCTGTTTGATGGCTGCCACACCCTTGCATAGACATGCCAAG GTGCAACGCATGGTTGTTAGTACTTATCAGGCAGCCAGTGGTGCTGGTGCTGCCGCAATGGAAGAGCTGGAGCTGCAGACCCGTGAG GTCTTGGAAGGAAAACCACCCACATGCAATATCTTTAAGCAACAG TatgcttttaatttattttcacataatgCACCTGTCCAATCAAATGGATACAATGAAGAGGAAATGAAATTAGTAAAAGAAACCCGGAAAATTTGG AATGACATGAACATTAAGGTCACTGCTACATGTATCCGAGTTCCTGTCATGCGTGCACATGCAGAAAGTGTTAATCTTCAATTTGAGAAGCCCCTTGATGAG GACACAGCAAGGGATATTCTGAACAATGCCCCTGGATTGGTGGTTATCGACGATCGTGCATCCAATCACTTCCCTACGCCGTTGGAGGTATCAAACAAAGATGATGTTGCAGTTGGCAGAATCCGCAGAGATGTATCTCAAGAAGGGAATCACGG GTTGGATATCTTTGTCTGTGGAGATCAGATACGCAAGGGGGCTGCACTGAATGCCATTCAGATAGCTGAGTTGCTGCTATAG